One Halobacterium sp. DL1 DNA window includes the following coding sequences:
- a CDS encoding ATP synthase subunit D (produces ATP from ADP in the presence of a proton gradient across the membrane; the D subunit is part of the catalytic core of the ATP synthase complex): MAQDIKPTRKNLMEIEDRIELSERGHDTLEQKRDGLIMEFMDILDQAQDVREDLEGNYETAQKKINMARAMEGDITVRGAAAALEEHPEITVESRNIMGVVVPQIESSKVKKSLDERGYGILGTSARIDEAAEAYEELLESIVLAAEVETAMKKMLTEIETTKRRVNALEFKLLPDLYEGQEYIEQKLEEQEREEIFRMKKVKAKKEESEEEEEEERLEQEAAAAEAELSSDD; this comes from the coding sequence ATGGCTCAGGACATCAAGCCGACCCGCAAGAATCTGATGGAGATCGAGGACCGCATCGAACTCTCCGAGCGGGGCCACGACACGCTCGAGCAGAAGCGTGACGGCCTCATCATGGAGTTCATGGACATTCTCGACCAGGCACAGGACGTCCGGGAGGACCTGGAGGGGAACTACGAGACCGCCCAGAAGAAGATCAACATGGCGCGCGCGATGGAGGGCGACATCACGGTCCGCGGCGCCGCGGCGGCCCTCGAGGAGCACCCCGAGATCACCGTCGAGTCCCGCAACATCATGGGCGTCGTCGTCCCCCAGATCGAGTCCTCGAAGGTGAAGAAGAGCCTCGACGAGCGCGGCTACGGCATCCTCGGGACGAGCGCCCGCATCGACGAGGCCGCCGAGGCCTACGAGGAACTCCTCGAGTCCATCGTGCTCGCCGCGGAGGTCGAGACCGCGATGAAGAAGATGCTCACCGAAATCGAGACGACCAAGCGCCGCGTCAACGCCCTGGAGTTCAAGCTCCTCCCGGACCTCTACGAGGGCCAGGAGTACATCGAGCAGAAACTCGAGGAGCAGGAGCGCGAGGAGATCTTCCGCATGAAGAAGGTGAAGGCGAAGAAGGAGGAGAGCGAGGAAGAGGAGGAGGAGGAGCGCCTGGAGCAGGAAGCAGCCGCTGCCGAGGCCGAGCTGTCCTCGGACGACTAG